CCTCGCCGCCCCAGGATTTCACCAGGTCGCCGCCCACCACCTGGTCTTCGGAGTAGTCGGCGCCCTTGATCAGCACCTCGGGCCGCGCGGCCTCGATCAGCTTGATCGGGGTGTCCTCATCGAAGGGCACCACAAGGTCGACGGCGCCCAGACCGGCCAGCACCATGGCCCGGCCCTCCAGGTCGTTGACCGGACGGCCCTCGCCCTTAAGCGCCTTGACCGAACGGTCGGAGTTAAGCCCCACCACCAGCCGGTCGCACCAGGATCGCGCCTGGTTGAGGTAGGTCACATGGCCGCGGTGCAGGATGTCGAAGCAGCCGTTGGTGAAGCCGACCCTGAGGCCCTTGGCCCGCCAGCGGGCGATCTCGTCGGCCATCCGATGCGGCGTGACGATCTTGCCCTCGGCCGGCGCCATGTGGGCGGTGAGCGAGGCCTCGATCAGCTCCTCGGGCAGGACGGTGGCGGTGCCGGCCTTGCCGACCGCGACCCCGGAGGCCAGCATGGCGAAGGCGATGGCCTGTTCCACGGGCGTCCCGGCGGCCAGCGCCAGCCCCAGGGCCGCCAAGGCGGTGTCCCCGGCCCCGGAGGCGTCGAACACCTCCCGCGCCGCCGTGGTGAAGTGGACCACCGGCTGGCCGCGGACGGCGAGCGTGATGCCCTTGGAGGCCCGGGTCACCAATATGGCCTTGGCCTCGCACAGCGAGAGGGCATGGATAAGCGCCGCCTCGATCTCGGCATTGGTGGAGGTGGGCAGGCCGGTGGCGTAGGCGAGCTCGGCGGCGTTCGGCTTGATCACATCGACCTCGCCATAGCGCAGGAAGCTGCGGGCCTTGGAATCGACGATCACCATGCAGCCGGCCTCGCGGCAGGCGGCGATCACCGCGTCGGTGACCACGCCCTTGCCGTAGTCGGAGATCAGCACCGCGCCCGCGCCCTTGGCCACGTCGCGCACGGTGCGGACCAGGCGCTGCTCGACATCGCCGACCGCCGGGGTGCTGGCTTCGAGATCGACGCGCAGCAGTTGTTGGCCGCCGGACACGAAGCGGGTCTTCAGCGTGGTGGGGCGGCCGGGATCGGTGACCAGAAACCCTTCGATGCCCGTTTGATCTCCGATCAGCCGCAGGGCCTCGTGACCCTCGGCGTCGCCGCCCACCAGGCCCACCAGGGCCACATCGCCGCCCAGGGCCGCCACATTGCGCGCCACGTTGCCGGCCCCGCCCAGCATCACCAGCTCACGCTCACGGGCCAGGACCGGGATGGGCGCCTCGGGCGAGACGCGGGTCACGTCGCCATAGACGAACCGGTCCACCATCAGGTCGCCCACGCAGACGATGCGGGCGCCGGAGAGTCGGGTCAGCAGTTGCTGTAGAGTCGAGAGGTCCATGGCGCGGTTATGACACTAGGACCGGGCCGTATGAATGGCTTTCAGGCTGCGCAGCAGGCCTTCGGCCCTGTCGAGGGGCAAGGTGCTCGGCCCGTCGCACAAGGCTTCGTCTGGGTTGGGGTGGAACTCCAGGAACACGCCGTCGGCGCCCGCGGCGACCGCGGCCATGGCGATGGTGGGCACGCCCTCGCGCCGGCCGCCCGTCGAAGCGCCCTGGGTGCGGGGGTCAGCCCCGGGGAGCTGGACCGCGTGGGTCGCATCGATGGTCACCGGGACACCCAGCTTCTGCATCTCGCCGATGCCCAGCATGTCCACCACCAGGTTATTGTAGCCGAAGGTGGTGCCGCGCTCGCAAAGGATGCTGATCTGTGCGCCGCCGAGGGCCTCGCGGACCTTGTCCACCATCTGCTTGGTGTCCCAGGGCGCCATGTTCTGGGACTTCTTCTGGTGCAGCAACCCGCCTCGGCTGTGGGTCGCCCGCGCCGTGGCGACCACCAGATCGGTCTGCCGCCCCAGGAAGGCCGGAATCTGCACGATGTCGGCGATCTCGGCCACGGGCTCGGCCTGGCTGGCCTCATGCAGGTCGGTGCAGATCGGGACGTCGAACTCGGCCTTGATTTCCTTCAGGATCTCCAGGCCCTTCTCCAGGCCCGGTCCGCGGTAGCTATGGATCGAGGAGCGGTTGGCCTTGTCGAAGCTGGCCTTGAAAACATAGGGTAGGCCCAGGTCACGGCAGATGCCCTTCAAGCGCCGGGCGGTGACCCGCGCCAGCTCCAGGTCCTCCAGCACGTTCAAACCGGCGATGACGAACAGCGGCTGGCCGTCGCCAATCGACATGTTCCACTTGTTCAGGGTCAGAACGGCCATGGACGGGCTCCGGATCGGTCAGGCTGTGGGGTTGCGGCTTAAGTGGCGCGCGTGCGTTGTCTTCACAAGCGGGAATTCTTCGGCTGCATCCGGGGCCGGAACAGGGCCGTAGGTTCAGCAAGGGTTCTCGAATTTTCCCGACGCCAAACCAATGTTAGTATCCAGTTAGAGATCGGGAGTTGCGGCCATGACCCTGGCGCACGAATCGTCCCTGACCGCGCTCGCGGCTTCACCTCGCGCCTTCCGGCGCCTGCCCGCATTGGCCGACGTGCCGATCATATTCCGCAACGCCTTGCGGATGATGGCCCACAACTGGATGGCCGGGGAGCTGACCTTCGTCACACCCAAGGGCCACGAGCTGCGGCTGGAGGGCGAGCCCGGCCCCAAGGCCCGCATCATCGTCCGCGACTTCCGGTTCATCCGCCGCGCCCTGGCGGCCGGCGACATCGGGTTCGCCGAGGGCTACGCGGCCGGAGAATGGGACACGCCGGACCTGACGGCGGTGCTCAGCGTGTTTTCCCTCAACTATGACAACCTGCGCCGCATCACGCAGGGCAACCCGGTCGTGGGGGTGTTCAACTTCATCAGCCACGCGCTGAACAGCAACTCCCGCCAGGGATCCAAGCGCAACATCCACGCGCACTACGACCTGGGAAACGACTTCTATTCCCGCTGGCTGGACCCCAGCATGACCTACTCCTCGGCCAGGTTCGCCCATCCCGGCCAGAGCCTGGAGGCCGCCCAGGCCAACAAGTACCGGGCGCTGGCCCAGCAGATGGACCTGAAGGCCGGCATGAACGTGCTGGAGATCGGCTGCGGCTGGGGCGGTTTCGCCGAGTACGCGGCCCGCGAGGTCGGCGCCAAGGTCACCGGCATCACCATCTCCAAGGAACAGTACGACTTCGCCGCCAAGCGGATATTCGACCAGGGCCTGTCCGATCGCGCGGAGATCAAGCTGATCGACTATCGCGATGTCGAGGGACGCTTCGACCGGGTGGCCTCCATCGAGATGTTCGAGGCGGTGGGTGAGCGCTACTGGCCGACCTATTTCAACAAGATCAGCGAGGTGCTGGCGCCCGGCGGCCGGGCCGGCCTGCAGATCATCACCATCCAGGAGGAGCTGTTCGAGGATTACCGCCGCCACGCCGACTTCATCCAGAAGTACATCTTCCCGGGTGGTATGCTGCCCTCGGAGAGCAGGCTGAAGGCCGAGACCGACAGGGCGGGCCTGGCCTGGACCGGGATTTCCCGCTTCGGCCAGGACTATGCCGACACGCTGGCCCAATGGGCCGAACGGTTCGACGCGCGCTGGGACGAGATCAAGGGCTTCGGCTTCGACGAGAAGTTCCGCAAGATATGGCGGTTCTACCTCAGCTACTGCGACGCCGGCTTCCGCACCGGTCGCACCGATGTTGTGCAGCTTGGGCTCTCAAAGGCCTGATCGCCCCCTGTTCGGACGCCCCGACGCCCCTTAAGTAGCGGACATGACCGTCGCACACAGCGTCCTGGACGCCATCGGAAACACGCCGCTCATCCGCCTGGCCCGCGCCAGCGAGGCCACGGGCTGCGAAATCCTCGGCAAGGCCGAGTTCATGAACCCCGGCCAGTCCGTGAAGGACCGGGCGGCGCTCTACATCATCCGCGACGCCGAGCGACGCGGCCTGCTGAAGCCGGGCGGGCGGATCGTGGAGGGCACGGCGGGCAATACCGGCATCGGCCTGGCCATGGTCGCCGGGGCCAGCGGCTACAAGACGACCATCGTCATCCCGCGCACCCAGAGCCAGGAGAAGAAGGACGCCATCCGCCTGCTGGGCGCCGAGCTGGTCGAGGTGGACGCCGTCCCCTACTCCAACCCCAACAACTATGTCCGCTATTCCGGGCGCTTAGCCGAGGAACTTGCGGCGAAAGAACCCAACGGCGCGGTCTGGGCCAACCAGTTCGACAATGTCGCCAACCGCCAGGCCCACGTCGAGACCACGGGCCCGGAAATCTGGGCTCAGACCGACGGCAAGGTGGACGGCTTCATCTGCGCCGTGGGCTCGGGCGGCACCCTGGCGGGCATCGCCGAGGCGCTCCGGGCGAAGAACCCGAAGGTGGCCATCGGCCTGGCCGATCCGCACGGCGCCTCGCTCTACAGCTGGTTCACTGCCGGCGAGCTGAAGTCGGAGGGAACCTCCATCAGCGAGGGCATCGGCCAGGGGCGGATCACCGCCAATCTCGAAGGTCTCGCGATCGATCACGCCTACCGCATCGGCGACGAGGAGATGCTGCTGGCCATCTACGACATGGTCGAGCATGAGGGCCTGGTGATGGGCGGTTCCACCGGCATCAACGTCGCCGGCGCAATCCGCATGGCCAAGGACCTGGGTCCGGGGCACACGATCGTCACGATCCTCTGCGACCAGGGTTCGCGGTATCAGAGCAAGATCTATAATCCGGAATTCCTCAAGGAGCGGGGCCTCCCCGTCCCCGGCTGGCTATGACCGATCCCCTGGTTTCCACCGACTGGCTGGCCGCGCATCTGGGCGAGGTGCAGGTGGTGGACGCCACCTGGTTCATGCCGAACGAGGGCCGCGAGGGCCACGCCGACTACCTGGCGAGCCATATCCCCGGCGCCATCTTCTTCGACATCGACGCCATCGCCGACAAGACCGTCGACCTGCCGCACATGCTTCCTACCGCTGACGCCTTCGCTGAGGCCGCGGGCGCGATTGGCCTGTCGCGGGACGCCACCGTCGTGGCCTATGACAGCTTCGGCATCCGCTCGGCGGCCCGGGTCTGGTGGACTCTGCGGGTTATGGGATTCGACAAGGTCTTCGTCCTGGATGGGGGCTTCAAGGCCTGGCTCGCCGAGGGCCGCCCGACCGAGAGCGGCCAAGCCGCCCTGCCCGCCACCACGCTCTCCCCGAGCCTGGACGCCAAGCTGGTGCGCGACATCGGGGCGGTGCGGAACCTGCTGGAGTCCAAGGCCGCCCAGCTGGTGGACGCCCGCGGCGCGGCCCGCTTCCGCGGCGAGGTCCCCGAGCCCCGCGCCGGTCTGCGCTCAGGTCACATGCCCGGCGCCCGCAACACGCCCTTCGACGGCCTGCTGAACGCCGACGGCACGATGAAGTCGGCCGGTGAGCTGAAGCCTCTGTTCGCCGCCGCCAAGGTCGATCTTGGCGCCCCCATCGTCACCACCTGCGGCTCGGGCGTCACCGCCTCGGTCGTGGCCCTGGCCCTGGCCCGCCTGGGGCGTCAGGACGTCGCGGTCTATGACGGCTCCTGGACCGAGTGGGGCGGTCGCAGCGACACCGCCGTGGTGACCGGTCCTTGATCGTCCGCCTGGCGACCGAGGCGGACTTGCCGCGGCTGCCGGAAATCGAACTCTCGGCCGTGGACGCCTTTCTGACCACCTCGATCCCACCCGGGCCCTTGTCGACCGTGACACCCGCCGAGGGATGGCGCGACGCCCTGGAGCACGGCACGCTCTGGGTCATCGACGGCCAACAGGGGACGCCGGTCGGGTTTCTGGGCGCGCACCGGGACCGGGGCGAATTGCATATCCTCGAATTCGACGTCGAGGTGGGTCATCAGGGCAAGGGCCTGGGTCGCCTGCTCCTGAACCACGTCATCGCCTGGGCCCGCGCCGAAGGCCTATCTGAGGTCACCTTGACGACGTTCCGCAGCATCGCCTGGAACGGCCCCTTCTACGGCAAGATGGGGTTCGTTGAGATACCGGACGCCGACATGCCCCGGCATCTCGCCGACACCCTCAAGGCCGAGCGAGCCCGCAATCTCGAGGAACGCTGCGCGATGTGGCTGATCCTCTAGTTCCGGGTCGGGATGATCACCGGCAAGGTCTCGTAGCCCTTCACGAACACCGAGTGGGTGCGCTGGGGTTCGCCCACCACCTCGATGGTGGGGAAGCGGGCCAGGATTTCTTCCCAGATGATCTGCAGCTGCAGTTCGGCCAGGCGGTTGCCGACGCAGCGGTGGACGCCGAAGCCGAAGGACAGGTGCTGGCGGGGGCGCTCGCGGTCGATGATGTAGCTGTCGGGGTTGGCGATGACCTCGTCGTCGCGGTTACCCGAGACGTACCACATGGCCACCCGGTCGCCCTTCTTGATGGTTTTGCCGCCGATCTCGTAGTCCTGCGTGGCCGTGCGGGCCATGTGGGCAAGCGGGGTCTGCCAGCGGATGGTCTCCGACACCATCGACGGGATCAGCGACGGGTTCTCCCGCAGCTTGCGGTACTGGGCCGGGTTCTGGTTCAGGGCGTAGATCGAGCCGGAGATGGTGTTCCGGGTGGTGTCGTTGCCGCCGATGATCAGCAGGGTGACGTTCCCATGGTACTCGTGGGCGTCCATGTCGCGGGTGGCCGGGTTGTGGGCCAGCATGGAGATCATGTCGAACTGCGGCTCCACGGCGTCTTTCCGCGCGGTCCACATGTCGTCAAAGGCCTCGAAGCACTGGCCGAGCACCTCGCGCTTCTGCTCCCAGCTGTCGCAGACCCCGTGGCCGGGCGGGTTGGTCATCATGTCCGACCAGTAGGTCAGGTCGCGCCGCCGCTCGAAGGGGAAGTCGAAGAGGGTGGCCAGGGTCATGGCCGTCAGCTCCTTGGAGACCAGGTCCACCCAGTCGAAGGTCTCGCCGATCGGCAGGTCGTCGAGGATTTTTCCCGCCCGCTCGCGGATCACCGGCGCCATTTGCGCCAGGTTGTGGGGCGCCACCGCCGGGCTGACCGCCTTGCGCTGCACGTCGTGCTTGGGTGGGTCCATGCCGATGAAGCTGGGCCGGGTCGGACGGCCGGCTGATTCGGCCTTTGATTCCAGGCTCTGGAGGACGATGCCGTCGGCCGACGAAAACACCTGGTGATTGGTGTCGATGGCCATGATGTCGTTGTACCGGGTCACCGACCAGTAGGGGCCGTAGTCGCTGTTCTCGGTGTAATGCACCGGGCTCTCCCGGCGCAGGCGCTCGAACTGGGCCCACATGGTGTCGCTGGTGAACAGTTCAGGTTGGGCCGGATTCAGTTGGTCCAGCGGGAGGGCGGCGGCCTGCTGACGGGCCTCCTGGCGGATATCGACGGAACCGTCGCTCATGGTCGTCTCTCCCTGACACGCGGGCCTCTTGGGGGCTCGCTTACCTGTCGTTGGGTCAATGACGCCGAACCGAACGCTGTATTGCAAGAACCATCTGCCGACGGTCTGCGCGCCTATCGCACCGGCGGCGGATAGTGGAGGCCCGGCTGCGGCGCATTCCACAGGGCGTTGAGGCCGCGTTCCAGCTTGAGCGGCGAGCCCTGCCCCACATTGCGGCGGAACACCTCGTCATAGGCGCCCACCTGGCGGATCGCCTGGAACCCCCAGTCGGCCTTCAGGCCCAGCAAGGGGCCGAGGTTTCCCTCCGTCCCCAGCAGGCGGCGCACGCGGGGGTCGGTGGAGGCGTCGCGGGCCTTGGCGACATTGGCCGAGGTCAGCTTCAGCTCCTCCCCCAGCATGAGGGCGTAGACGCTCCAGCGGACGATATCGGTCCAGGCCGGATCGTCCTGGCGTACAACGGGGCCAAGGGGCTCCTTGGAGATCACCGTGGGCAGGATGACGTGGGCGTTGGGATTGTTCATCAGCGAGCGGGCCGAGGCCAGGGCCGAGACGTCGGCGGTGAAGGCGTCGCAGCCCTCGGCCTGATAGGTCTCGCGGGCCTCGGCCTCGGAGGCCGCCACGACGGCGCGGTACTTCAGGCCGCGGGTCTTGAAGTAGTCGGCCAGGTTCTCTTCGCTGGCGGTGCCCGCCTGGACGCAGATCCGCGCGCCGTTCAGTTCGTCGGCGCTGGCCAGCGCCAGGGCCTTGGTGGCGAGAAAGCCCTGGCCGTCGAAATAGGTCACCGCCGGGAAGTCGAGGCCGCCGGCGTCGCGGGCGAGAGTCCAGGAGGTGTTGCGCGACAGGATGTCGATCTTGCCCGCCGTCAGCTGGGCGAAACGGTCCTGGGCCTGGATCGGGGTGAACCGCACCGCCTTGGCGTCTCCCAGCACGGCGGCGGCCACCGCCCGGCAGATATCCACGTCGAAGCCATGCCAGGCGCCCTTGTCATCGGGGAAGGCGAAACCCGCCAGGCCCGGGTGCACGCCGCAGGCCAGGTAGCCGCGCGCGCGGACGGCGGCCAGGGTGGGGCTGGCCTTGGCCCGCAGCACCTGGGTCGCCGGGTCGGCCGCCGTCGTGGCGCTGGCCGGCGGCGCAGGCGTGGGATCGCCGCCGCCGCAGGCGGTCAGCCAGAGCAGAAATCCGATGGCGGCGGTGCGGCCTAGCGCCTTGATCACAAACCTCACGGGGGCTCTAAGGGGTCGCGGGCATTGTCGCCCCTGTTCGTTCCGAGCCGTCAAGCCGCATGGCCGAAGAAACCCGATTGATCCGCGCCGGCGCCACGCCCAAGTCGCTGGCCAAGACCGTGGGGCCGCCAATCCAGAAGGGCTCCACCGTCCTGCTGCCCAACGCGCAGGCGCTCTACGACGACGACAACTTCATCACCTATGGCCGTCAGGGCCTGTCGGCCCACGACGCCCTGCGCGACGCCCTGGCCGAGATGGAGGGCGCCAAGGGCGTCTGTCTCTATCCCTCGGGCCTCGCGGCCCTAACCGGCGCCATGCTGGCGGTGCTGAAGGCCGGCGACGAGGTGCTGGTGGTGGACAATATCTACAAGCCCACCCGCCGGTTCTGCGACCACGTCCTGCGCCGGTTCGGGGTGGCGGTGCGCTATTTCGATCCGCGCCAGAGGCCGGAAGACCTGGTGGGCGGCGCGAGCGAGGCCGTCCGGATGATCGTGATGGAAAGCCCGGGGTCCCTGTCCTTCGAGATGCAGGACCTTGCGGCGATCGCCCGGCTGGCCCGCGCGCGCGGCATCCTGACGCTCGCCGACAACACCTGGGGCGCCGGCTACCTCATCAAGCCGCTGGCCCAGGGCGTGGACATCAGCGTCCAGGCCTTGACCAAATATGTCGGCGGCCACTCCGACGTCTTCATGGGCTCGGCGGCGGCCAATGACCCGGCCCTGGTGGGCCAGCTGGAGAACGGCGTCATCCACCTGGGCTGGGCCGTGGCGCCCGAGGACGCCTACCAGATGCTGCGCGGCCTGCGCACCCTGCCCACTCGGCTGGCGCGGCAAGGCGAAAGCAGCCTGGCCATCGCCGCCTGGCTGCGCGACCAGCCGGAGGTCGCCGGCGTCCTGCACCCTGCCCTGCCCGGCGCCCCCGACCACGAGCTGTGGAAGCGGGACTATGCCGGCGCCTGCGGCCTGTTCGGCTTCGTGTTCCGGCCCGCCTCCGAAACAGCCGTGAACGCTTTCCTCGACGCGCTGGAGCTGTTCGGGTTGGGCTTTTCGTGGGGCGGGTTCGAGAGCCTGGCCATCTCCTGCGACCCCCAGCTCGGAACCCGCAAGTTCCGCCCCGACTACGGCGGCCCGCTGATGCGGCTGCATGTCGGCCTGGAGAACGCCGGCGACCTGATCGCCGACTTGCGGAAGGGTTTGGACGCCTTCAGCGCCACGGGCGGCTAGCCCTGGCGCGCCCTGCAGGACTCGAACCTGCAACCGCCTGCTTAGAAGGCAGGTGCTCTATCCAATTGAGCTAAGGGCGCTCTTGCAGAGACGTAGATCACGATGATTTTGGATCGAGGCGATCCAAAATCATAAGACGTGATCGCCTACTTATGTTTAGAGCGGGATTGGTGCGAAAAGCCGGTATCCACTTTTTCGCATCCCGCTCTAGTGGGTCCAGGGCTGCTTGCGGTTGAAAGCGAAGTTGTCGGCATAGGCTTTCACGATGCGCTTGGCAGGCTTGGGGTCGAACAGCTGGAACGGGATGGCGTGGGCCTGGGCGTAGGCCACGGCGTCTTCCGAGGTGTCGAAGGACAGGCGGATCTGGCCGTCGGTGTCGCGGGTCTGGGTCCAGCCCATCAGCGGGTCCGACGCTCTGGCGTCCTGCGGCGCGAATTCGAGCAGCCAGTCCTTGGTCTTGGCCTTGCCGGACTGCATGGCGTTCTTGGCCGGACGATAGATGCGCGCGAGCATGAAGGATCCCTGGCGATAAGTCGTTTGGCCGGTGCTGGTCGGGGCGAGAGGATTCGAACCTCCGACCCTCTGGTCCCAAACCAGATGCGCTACCAGGCTGCGCTACACCCCGAAAAGCACCGGCGGGCGTGGGATATAAGGCTTTGGCCTTTCCCGCAAACGATAGGAGGCCGCAGGCGACCTCGTGATCGGCAGATAGATGATTTACAATCTGCCGCACCCAGCTGGCTCGACGTTTGCACGCCAAGTCGCTAGGTCTCCCTCAGCGAGACAGGGGTCCAATGCTCAGCGTGAAGAAAAAGTCCAAACGGGTCCGGCGCATGGAGATGCGCAAGCGGGCCAAGTTCTGGGACAAGTACGGCGACCCCATCCGGGTGAGCCTGATCGCGGCCGCCGCCATCACCGGCGCCAGCCTCGTGGCGAAGATGGCCTTGGGCTGAGCTAGCCCGCCGGCGCGCGCCGGTGCATCAGCTTGAACACCCCTGAGGCGCGGACCACGTCGTGGCCGCCGACATAGGCGCGACCTTCCACGAAGGCGACATCGCGGGTGGCGCGGGTCACCCGCGCATCCCCCATCACCCATTCCCCGATCCGGGCCATGTGCAGGAAGTCCACCGACAGGTGGATGGTGACCGAGCGCGTTTGGGTCTCGCGCCACACGGCGGCGGCCAGCAGGCCGTCCAGGAAGGCGGTCAGCATGCCGCCGTGAACCAGGCCCAGGCCATTGGCATGCCGCTGCTCGGCGAAGAAGGCCTGCTCGGTCAGGCCGTCCTGCTGCTGAGCCCGGTGATAATAGGGGCCGTTGATGGTGGAGAAGTCCCCGCGGCCGCTGGACTGGATGAAGCCGTCGGGCGGGATGATCTGCGCGGGCTGCGTCATCGGGCGTCCTTCAGGGGCTTCAGCCCGATTTCATAGAGGCGCGGCCATCGCTTGCCGGTGACGAACAGGCGGTCGCCCTGGCGGTCATAGGCGATGCCGTTGAGCACCGCGTCGGGGTCGCGCTGGGACAGGGTCTCGGGCAGGCCGCTCAGGTCGATCCAGCCCTTCACCGCCCCGGTCTTGGGGTCGATGCGGGCGATACGGTTGGTCATCCAGATATTGGCCAGGATTTCGCCCTTCACCCACTCGATCTCGTTGAGGTTCTGCACCGGGCGGCCCTCGGCGGTCACCTTGACCCGCCGGGTCTCCTTCAAGGTCTTCGGGTCCAGGAAGCGCAGGAAGGGCGTGCCGTCGCTCATGATCAGGCTCTTGCCGTCCTGGGTGAGCGCCCAGCCCTCCCCGGGATAGCGGAAGCTGCCCTTGCGGGTCAGGGTCTTGAGGTCCCAGCGATAGCCGATCTGGTCTCGCCAGGTCAGGCTGAGAATCTCCGATCCCCAGTTGACG
The sequence above is drawn from the Phenylobacterium glaciei genome and encodes:
- a CDS encoding glutaminyl-peptide cyclotransferase, producing MSSLSLKPLWLAVMAFAAVMVASPAAALLPVQGYEVRATYPHDSQAFTEGLFFLDGVMFESTGLEGASSIRKVRLKDGAVLQSVATDDDKFGEGIVNWGSEILSLTWRDQIGYRWDLKTLTRKGSFRYPGEGWALTQDGKSLIMSDGTPFLRFLDPKTLKETRRVKVTAEGRPVQNLNEIEWVKGEILANIWMTNRIARIDPKTGAVKGWIDLSGLPETLSQRDPDAVLNGIAYDRQGDRLFVTGKRWPRLYEIGLKPLKDAR